In Candidatus Eremiobacterota bacterium, a genomic segment contains:
- a CDS encoding N-acetylmuramoyl-L-alanine amidase has product MPKKFSLIILSMLIAALCSTEAFARNTPAKARTTFTLMGEELQIDCFRKDATNLYLPIEEEKIAHLCSVMGGMVEKSPDGKSYCITRDSQFFVIRAEESDDSDSVILMRQKRKTIVLVKLETLMEALKAKAFYEREKEQYHVYPLISGIDIEEHDNGLTLTFQASSSIKYSTSDEENPAKTVITIEDACLDGTVLLPEHPLLAGATLTQNSSVPASVVLSIPRSEAAKIEVQPRPVPHSVVVKVSKNEPMAAGSSMPSRCAELQNISVEDTKEQVTITLDMSSEFRYQWSRLRSPDNRFFIDLQGISLSAATTEFTPQTCFVRKIRAAKLTADSPGTTRIVLDLTHPVVCEIKHNPANSKQLIVVVKNQFINPACAQYSGNGTTERLSIPDADGQTICIDPGHGGSDRGACHRGMSLSEKDVTLEISHRLASILKGRGWRVVMTRRSDRDVTYAGSPDSEELGARTSVAQNQGAMIFLSMHINASLNKKANGVSTHWYKECDKVLAREIQYQLVSVTGRRDRGIQRDRFYVLRNSDMPSVLVEAGFISNDEEARLLTNDEYLQRIATGIADGLGIYIGKISVKRSASRRGASSKK; this is encoded by the coding sequence ATGCCCAAGAAGTTCTCTCTAATTATCCTCTCGATGCTCATTGCAGCTCTGTGCAGCACCGAGGCTTTTGCCCGGAACACCCCGGCAAAGGCCAGAACCACCTTCACCCTGATGGGAGAGGAACTCCAGATCGACTGTTTCAGGAAAGATGCCACAAACCTCTATCTTCCCATTGAAGAGGAGAAGATCGCACACCTCTGCAGCGTGATGGGAGGAATGGTTGAAAAGTCCCCGGACGGAAAAAGCTACTGCATCACCAGGGATTCACAGTTCTTCGTGATAAGGGCAGAAGAATCTGATGACAGCGACTCCGTGATACTTATGAGGCAGAAGAGGAAGACCATTGTCCTTGTAAAGCTCGAGACCCTCATGGAGGCGCTGAAAGCGAAAGCCTTCTATGAACGGGAAAAGGAACAATATCATGTCTATCCCCTCATCTCAGGCATAGACATTGAAGAGCATGACAACGGGCTTACCCTCACCTTCCAGGCCTCGTCAAGCATCAAATACTCGACAAGCGATGAGGAAAATCCCGCAAAGACCGTCATCACTATTGAAGATGCCTGCCTGGATGGAACAGTGCTGCTCCCGGAACATCCTCTTCTGGCAGGAGCGACACTCACTCAGAACTCGTCGGTGCCTGCCTCAGTGGTGCTGAGCATTCCAAGGAGCGAAGCAGCAAAGATTGAAGTGCAGCCGAGGCCTGTACCCCATTCCGTGGTGGTGAAAGTATCAAAAAATGAGCCCATGGCCGCAGGAAGCTCAATGCCTTCCCGCTGTGCCGAGCTCCAGAACATCTCTGTTGAAGACACAAAAGAACAGGTCACCATCACCCTTGATATGAGCTCGGAATTCCGCTATCAGTGGTCACGCCTCCGCTCGCCGGACAACCGTTTTTTCATAGATCTGCAGGGGATATCACTCTCTGCAGCCACGACAGAGTTCACCCCTCAGACATGCTTTGTCCGGAAGATCAGGGCGGCGAAGCTCACTGCAGATTCTCCCGGCACTACCAGAATTGTGCTCGATCTCACCCATCCTGTTGTGTGTGAAATCAAACACAATCCTGCAAACTCAAAACAGCTCATCGTGGTGGTGAAAAACCAGTTCATCAACCCCGCATGTGCCCAGTATTCCGGAAACGGCACCACCGAGCGGCTTTCCATACCCGATGCCGATGGCCAGACAATCTGCATTGATCCCGGCCATGGCGGCTCAGACAGAGGGGCATGCCACCGGGGTATGAGTCTCTCAGAGAAAGACGTCACTCTTGAGATCTCTCACAGGCTTGCTTCAATCCTGAAAGGTCGGGGATGGCGCGTGGTGATGACAAGAAGAAGCGACAGAGATGTCACCTATGCAGGCTCACCTGACAGCGAGGAACTGGGAGCCCGGACGTCCGTGGCGCAGAATCAGGGCGCCATGATTTTCCTGAGCATGCACATCAACGCGAGCCTGAATAAAAAGGCGAATGGTGTTTCCACGCACTGGTACAAAGAATGTGACAAGGTTCTCGCAAGGGAGATACAATACCAGCTTGTGTCCGTGACAGGAAGAAGAGACAGGGGCATCCAGAGAGACCGGTTTTATGTCCTGAGAAACTCCGATATGCCCTCGGTGCTCGTGGAAGCAGGTTTCATAAGCAATGACGAGGAGGCAAGGCTCCTCACCAACGATGAATATCTCCAGAGGATTGCCACAGGCATTGCTGACGGGCTGGGCATCTATATCGGCAAGATATCGGTAAAACGCTCTGCATCAAGGCGCGGTGCCTCAAGCAAGAAATAG
- a CDS encoding Yip1 family protein, with protein EVVAEEAPAEKAAEAAVTEAPAEAVFEEFLKEPDEAAVEEPEAVTEEAPAEAVAEAPAEAVTETHGEAAEEEAAKEPAEAAVEVVEAVEEVEVIEVVVEEAPAEKAAEAAEEPTEAVAEAAVEAPEEAVAEAPAEAVMEEAAEKPAEAAVEVVETVEAVEVVAEEAPAEKAAETAEEPTEAVAEAAVEAPAEVVAEAPAEAVMEEAAEKPAEAAVEEFILVIEEAPAEKAAEAAEEPTEAVAEAAVEAPAEAVAEEAVKEPAEAAVDEMAVAIAAAAAAVTEKIAGAPVAPGLEPPAALEEPGPKAYEPAAIEPSPGAVVIEEAPAISEIPGEVIEQAPPPPEVLPPPDDSTIIDESQISRIGTMGDMAKKFVHLLMSPVDFFQTTFLHSMEALNYIMVIYFVHIGIQCAFIFFKEKILIKKLVVNFALYFFGSYLIAIFATVLLALLLHGFAKMLGGKGRFGQAFSIVAYSAGTIAAATIIAFLVYKGVLFALKEYTYYVIFFAGLVYGIYMISKGFKEQYEIPEGNYEITFSFVVLFLLGLITIPVFWLIVDKISKHNIYHLVMKMKLPGVNL; from the coding sequence TTGAAGTGGTGGCAGAGGAAGCTCCTGCTGAGAAAGCAGCCGAAGCGGCGGTGACAGAAGCTCCGGCAGAAGCGGTATTTGAGGAATTCCTGAAAGAGCCTGACGAGGCTGCCGTTGAAGAGCCTGAGGCGGTGACAGAGGAAGCTCCTGCGGAAGCAGTGGCGGAGGCTCCCGCGGAAGCAGTGACTGAGACTCATGGGGAAGCGGCAGAAGAGGAAGCTGCAAAAGAGCCTGCCGAAGCTGCGGTAGAAGTAGTTGAGGCGGTTGAAGAAGTTGAAGTAATTGAAGTGGTAGTAGAGGAGGCTCCTGCTGAGAAAGCAGCCGAAGCAGCTGAAGAGCCGACCGAGGCAGTGGCAGAAGCAGCAGTTGAAGCACCTGAAGAAGCAGTGGCGGAAGCGCCTGCCGAAGCCGTCATGGAGGAAGCTGCAGAAAAGCCCGCTGAAGCGGCTGTAGAAGTGGTTGAAACGGTTGAAGCGGTTGAAGTGGTGGCAGAGGAGGCTCCTGCTGAGAAAGCAGCCGAAACAGCTGAAGAGCCGACCGAGGCAGTGGCGGAAGCAGCAGTTGAAGCACCTGCGGAAGTAGTGGCGGAAGCGCCTGCCGAAGCCGTCATGGAGGAAGCTGCAGAAAAGCCCGCTGAAGCTGCGGTTGAAGAGTTTATACTGGTGATAGAGGAAGCTCCTGCTGAGAAAGCCGCCGAAGCAGCTGAAGAGCCGACCGAGGCAGTGGCAGAAGCAGCAGTTGAAGCACCTGCAGAAGCCGTCGCGGAGGAAGCGGTAAAAGAGCCTGCCGAAGCTGCGGTGGATGAAATGGCAGTAGCGATAGCGGCAGCGGCGGCTGCGGTCACCGAAAAAATTGCCGGGGCTCCAGTTGCACCAGGATTAGAGCCTCCCGCTGCTCTTGAAGAGCCGGGGCCCAAGGCATACGAACCGGCGGCAATTGAGCCATCCCCTGGTGCCGTTGTAATCGAAGAGGCACCAGCGATCTCTGAAATCCCGGGCGAGGTAATAGAGCAGGCTCCCCCCCCCCCCGAGGTGCTCCCTCCCCCTGATGACTCCACCATTATCGATGAATCACAGATAAGCAGGATCGGCACCATGGGCGACATGGCCAAAAAGTTTGTCCATCTGCTCATGAGCCCCGTTGACTTTTTCCAGACAACCTTTCTGCACAGCATGGAAGCCCTTAACTATATCATGGTGATTTATTTTGTCCATATCGGCATCCAGTGTGCCTTCATATTCTTCAAGGAAAAGATCCTGATAAAGAAGCTCGTGGTGAATTTTGCCCTTTATTTTTTCGGCTCTTACCTGATAGCCATTTTCGCCACTGTGCTTCTTGCTCTGCTGCTTCACGGTTTTGCAAAGATGCTGGGGGGAAAAGGCAGGTTTGGACAGGCATTCTCCATTGTGGCATATTCGGCGGGAACTATTGCGGCAGCGACGATCATCGCCTTTCTCGTCTATAAGGGAGTGCTCTTCGCCCTCAAGGAATATACCTATTATGTGATTTTCTTCGCAGGCCTTGTCTACGGAATCTATATGATCTCCAAAGGCTTCAAGGAGCAATACGAGATTCCCGAGGGGAACTATGAAATAACTTTCAGCTTTGTGGTGCTCTTTTTGCTGGGATTGATCACTATCCCTGTCTTCTGGCTCATTGTCGACAAGATCAGCAAGCACAATATCTACCATCTGGTCATGAAAATGAAACTGCCAGGGGTCAATCTCTGA
- a CDS encoding ATP-binding protein — MDITCPACQRVHPLPREAEFLSVTCRCGAHIAITSGHPDDSPARPRKDEFVMRRELTALIEISRLMVSIYDRERLLGEILALTPGVLGVEAASIILYDKERDDMAFYLSRGPGEKEVAKIRLAKGEGIAGWVFLNRKSVISLDTSRDERFCRKVDDSVQYTSRNLMCVPVMAGEQVIGVMEAVNKKEGECFTELDLALFESIANHVGEALEKTRLIEENIKSMRLAAIGQTLSSLAHCIKNILNGLTGGSFLINKALDGKNFEMAQNGWNIVEKCIMRIKELSMNMLAYSKDRKPDYKMESPNRLIHEVADILSKRIEEQNVAVRYELDEGIKEIPLDSFGIFRCLLNILINALEACPREGGEITIHTGTAPDESIAIRISDNGAGIGDDELDKIFNLFYSTKDGRGTGLGLAVTKKIIEEHGGKIWVHSAPLTGTTFTIELPLRIGNQAP; from the coding sequence ATGGATATCACGTGCCCCGCCTGCCAGCGGGTCCATCCTCTTCCCCGGGAAGCCGAATTTCTCTCAGTCACCTGTCGCTGCGGGGCGCATATCGCCATCACATCAGGGCATCCTGACGACAGCCCTGCAAGGCCGAGGAAAGATGAGTTCGTGATGAGACGGGAGCTGACGGCCCTTATCGAGATTTCAAGGCTCATGGTATCCATTTACGATCGCGAGAGGCTTCTGGGTGAGATCCTGGCCCTCACTCCCGGGGTGCTGGGCGTTGAAGCAGCCTCAATCATCCTTTATGACAAAGAGCGGGACGATATGGCCTTTTACCTCTCCAGGGGGCCCGGCGAAAAAGAGGTGGCCAAGATACGCCTCGCCAAGGGTGAAGGCATTGCCGGATGGGTTTTTCTGAACAGAAAATCGGTAATCTCCCTTGATACCTCCCGCGATGAGCGTTTCTGCAGAAAGGTCGATGATTCGGTGCAGTACACGAGCAGAAACCTGATGTGTGTCCCTGTAATGGCCGGGGAGCAGGTGATTGGCGTCATGGAAGCCGTCAACAAGAAGGAGGGAGAATGCTTTACAGAGCTTGACCTGGCACTCTTCGAATCCATCGCTAACCACGTGGGAGAGGCCCTCGAAAAAACCCGTCTCATAGAGGAGAACATCAAAAGCATGCGCCTCGCCGCCATCGGACAGACCCTGTCAAGCCTGGCGCACTGCATCAAGAACATTCTGAACGGGCTCACGGGGGGGTCATTTCTTATCAACAAGGCTCTCGATGGAAAGAACTTTGAGATGGCACAGAACGGCTGGAATATTGTGGAAAAATGCATCATGCGCATCAAGGAGCTGTCGATGAACATGCTTGCCTATTCCAAGGACAGGAAGCCTGACTACAAAATGGAGAGCCCCAACAGGCTCATCCATGAGGTGGCCGATATTCTGTCAAAAAGGATTGAAGAGCAGAATGTCGCGGTGAGGTATGAACTGGACGAGGGCATAAAGGAAATCCCCCTGGATTCCTTCGGCATCTTCCGCTGCCTTCTCAACATCCTCATCAATGCACTGGAGGCCTGCCCCAGAGAGGGGGGAGAAATCACCATCCACACAGGAACCGCCCCTGACGAAAGCATCGCGATAAGGATATCAGACAATGGCGCGGGGATTGGCGATGACGAACTGGACAAGATCTTCAACCTCTTTTACAGCACCAAGGATGGAAGAGGCACCGGCCTCGGCCTTGCCGTCACAAAAAAAATAATTGAGGAGCATGGCGGGAAAATCTGGGTTCATTCCGCTCCCCTCACGGGAACCACTTTTACCATCGAACTCCCCTTAAGAATAGGCAATCAGGCACCCTGA
- a CDS encoding reverse transcriptase family protein, protein MVTVGILDWLKRMVSPPPKRSVARLQAVPESDVDLVFETVDVSGGPLREHHRRQAFRDGRLLPKKKQIFGGGKHPSYMPAREARRFFSSTMRTHDRSIRDLLADEEQLKRYGLPLWKTEKDLAGALGISPGELAFFSIHREMERSPHYVTFSIPKSSGGARVIMAPKKRLKELQRRLLQALVEKLPVSPCAHGFIRLRSTVTGARPHAGRQVVVNMDLKDFFPSVHFGRVRGYLVALGYGYVVATVLAVLMTEAERQPVDVEGTIYHVPVTPRYCVQGAPTSPGICNAIVHKMDRRLSGYGKALGFTYTRYADDLTFSGDDLSQVKALLGGAARIVSEEGFTVHPGKTSVMRKGRRQTVTGIVVNKVPGLSRKERRRIRARIHRFQKSSPAAEELRSLRGKLAYLSMINLEQAEKLKALMNHPG, encoded by the coding sequence GTGGTCACCGTAGGAATTCTTGACTGGCTGAAGCGTATGGTCTCGCCGCCCCCGAAGCGTTCGGTGGCCCGCCTCCAGGCGGTACCCGAGAGTGATGTCGATCTTGTGTTTGAAACAGTGGATGTGTCCGGGGGACCCCTCAGGGAGCATCACCGCCGACAGGCTTTCCGCGATGGCAGGCTTCTTCCCAAGAAGAAACAGATCTTTGGGGGGGGAAAGCATCCCTCTTATATGCCGGCCCGCGAGGCACGGCGATTTTTCTCTTCCACGATGAGAACCCATGACCGCTCCATCAGGGATCTCCTTGCCGATGAGGAGCAGTTGAAGCGGTACGGCCTCCCTCTCTGGAAGACCGAAAAGGACCTTGCAGGGGCCCTGGGCATCTCCCCGGGTGAGCTTGCCTTTTTTTCCATACACCGCGAAATGGAAAGATCTCCCCACTATGTGACCTTCTCCATCCCCAAGAGCAGTGGAGGAGCGCGGGTAATCATGGCACCCAAGAAACGCCTGAAGGAGCTGCAGCGCAGGCTTCTTCAGGCCCTCGTGGAGAAGCTCCCCGTGAGCCCCTGTGCCCATGGCTTCATACGCCTGCGGTCAACAGTCACCGGTGCCAGGCCCCACGCCGGCCGGCAGGTCGTGGTGAACATGGATCTCAAGGATTTTTTCCCTTCTGTGCATTTCGGGAGGGTGCGGGGGTATCTGGTGGCGCTGGGTTACGGTTATGTGGTCGCCACGGTCCTGGCAGTGCTTATGACAGAAGCAGAGCGTCAGCCTGTGGATGTCGAGGGGACGATCTATCATGTGCCGGTGACTCCCCGTTATTGTGTGCAGGGGGCTCCCACAAGTCCAGGCATCTGTAACGCCATTGTCCATAAAATGGACCGGCGGCTTTCCGGGTACGGGAAGGCCCTGGGGTTCACCTACACGCGCTATGCCGACGACCTTACCTTCTCGGGTGATGACCTCTCTCAAGTGAAGGCCCTGCTGGGAGGCGCCGCAAGGATTGTGAGCGAGGAAGGTTTTACGGTGCACCCCGGGAAAACCTCGGTGATGAGGAAAGGTCGCCGCCAGACAGTGACAGGTATCGTGGTGAACAAAGTCCCCGGCCTCTCAAGGAAGGAAAGGAGGCGCATCCGCGCCCGGATTCACCGTTTTCAGAAAAGCTCCCCTGCTGCGGAAGAGCTCCGTTCCCTCAGGGGGAAGCTTGCCTACCTCTCCATGATCAACCTTGAGCAGGCTGAGAAGCTGAAAGCCCTCATGAATCACCCCGGCTGA
- a CDS encoding GAF domain-containing protein: MGERHCSLDELNARIERHGASAENAENALSCCFSDIVECFKPGRAFMQLYDEQKDDFFIIAGHNVDTSHVIESEQLSLTILNTVIKNEEPVLTADAMEDIRFSNKSSVVISGLRSVLCSPILSDEGLLGIFYMDNNFYKGVFKKEDMASLEAACRKLAMVVKKVRPDIKPRERD; encoded by the coding sequence ATGGGAGAGAGACACTGCAGCCTGGATGAGCTCAATGCCAGGATCGAGCGGCATGGGGCATCGGCGGAAAATGCCGAGAACGCCCTATCGTGCTGTTTTTCTGACATAGTGGAATGTTTCAAACCAGGGCGGGCCTTTATGCAGCTCTATGACGAGCAGAAGGATGACTTTTTCATTATAGCGGGCCATAACGTGGATACGTCACATGTGATTGAATCTGAGCAGCTGAGCCTTACTATCCTCAACACGGTGATAAAAAACGAGGAGCCCGTTCTTACCGCCGATGCGATGGAGGATATCCGTTTCAGCAACAAGTCAAGCGTGGTCATCTCGGGCCTCCGGTCGGTCCTCTGCTCACCTATCCTTTCTGATGAGGGGCTGCTTGGAATCTTTTACATGGACAATAATTTTTACAAGGGCGTCTTCAAGAAGGAAGATATGGCCTCTCTGGAGGCAGCCTGCAGAAAGCTCGCCATGGTGGTGAAAAAAGTCCGCCCCGACATAAAGCCGAGGGAAAGGGACTGA
- a CDS encoding SWIM zinc finger family protein, which translates to MISLVLDYATPSALSSTRERADLSLTSDRRRPVRFHGRVAGEIFLFRLALRTLGEVIWSSDVWRESGTFLDPVITVHPDRIIFEAFSQDQSTYAQVLVDPSLFEVEGEVSCGTTNVDFTSWLWAALAELRSHRETWIRIDAGGFEVATSGSGGRFEQKVELPIPWIRGFLQLMGAMAMPGTSLQVRPVDLLSAIRFLRYTKAKMSPRALRYEFPPGEDARIVLEPWEHVVKLRGVSHHYEEHKVIRTWGRRRLRLIEPLLPFADAVKVYLKGRALPSFYAVKLGSITFILGLSSWSGAQWTETAGFDLLISDGEIDGGLLQSLTEKLASSYAIDARREAESLGTGIEEVTAALAALCRQGRVVYDLENRQYRYRELLDSIPPHHEIFPPDERKENARVLLREHRVTVASCTPRETRKVRTMDTPAGKVTREILYRDWHIMGSAGGEKEVEVVQNDAGSLIFGTCGCRFFQDNLLNRGPCEHMLALLAEGEKVKKDRPASVEAALPQGEGNKGEKGDNSGNVEE; encoded by the coding sequence ATGATCTCCCTTGTGCTGGATTATGCAACGCCCAGTGCTCTCTCTTCAACAAGGGAGCGGGCCGATCTGAGCCTCACGTCCGACAGGAGGCGCCCGGTGCGCTTTCACGGCCGCGTGGCGGGCGAGATATTTCTTTTCCGCCTGGCCCTGCGCACCCTGGGAGAGGTCATCTGGTCAAGCGATGTGTGGAGGGAGAGCGGCACATTCCTCGATCCTGTCATCACTGTCCATCCCGACAGGATTATTTTTGAAGCCTTCAGCCAGGATCAGAGCACCTATGCGCAGGTGCTCGTCGATCCCTCCCTCTTCGAGGTGGAAGGGGAAGTGAGCTGCGGCACCACCAATGTGGATTTTACCTCGTGGCTCTGGGCGGCCCTTGCGGAGCTCAGGTCCCACCGCGAGACATGGATACGTATTGATGCCGGCGGCTTCGAGGTGGCAACATCAGGGAGCGGCGGTCGCTTTGAACAGAAGGTGGAGCTTCCGATCCCGTGGATCCGGGGTTTTCTGCAGCTCATGGGAGCCATGGCCATGCCCGGGACTTCCCTTCAGGTGAGGCCTGTCGATCTCCTCTCGGCCATAAGGTTTCTGCGCTACACCAAGGCAAAAATGTCGCCGCGGGCCCTGAGGTATGAATTCCCTCCGGGGGAGGACGCCCGTATTGTCCTTGAGCCCTGGGAGCACGTCGTGAAGCTGAGGGGCGTCTCGCACCACTATGAGGAGCACAAGGTGATAAGGACCTGGGGGCGCAGGAGGCTCCGCCTCATAGAGCCTCTTCTCCCTTTCGCTGATGCCGTGAAGGTCTATCTCAAGGGGAGAGCGCTCCCCAGCTTTTATGCCGTGAAACTGGGAAGCATCACTTTCATCCTGGGCCTTTCAAGCTGGTCGGGAGCGCAGTGGACAGAGACGGCCGGCTTCGATCTCCTTATCAGTGACGGTGAAATAGATGGCGGCCTTCTTCAGAGCCTCACTGAAAAGCTCGCCTCGTCATATGCCATTGATGCAAGGAGGGAAGCGGAGTCTCTCGGCACTGGAATAGAGGAAGTCACTGCTGCCCTCGCGGCGCTGTGCCGACAGGGAAGGGTGGTCTATGACCTGGAGAACCGACAATACCGTTACCGGGAGCTCCTTGACAGTATCCCGCCTCATCACGAGATCTTTCCGCCTGATGAAAGAAAAGAGAATGCCCGGGTGCTTCTCAGGGAGCACAGAGTCACCGTGGCATCCTGCACTCCCAGGGAGACAAGAAAAGTAAGGACCATGGATACGCCCGCAGGAAAAGTGACAAGAGAGATCCTTTATCGTGACTGGCATATCATGGGATCTGCCGGCGGGGAGAAAGAAGTTGAGGTGGTGCAGAATGATGCCGGCTCCCTCATTTTCGGCACCTGCGGCTGCAGGTTTTTCCAGGACAACCTCTTGAACAGGGGCCCCTGTGAGCACATGCTAGCCCTCCTTGCCGAGGGGGAGAAGGTCAAGAAAGACCGTCCCGCATCAGTGGAGGCAGCCTTGCCGCAGGGAGAGGGAAATAAAGGAGAAAAAGGTGACAATTCAGGCAATGTGGAAGAATGA
- the ftsZ gene encoding cell division protein FtsZ: MSDDAAHKTPSGEQGEEVISTGGEVRAQEKPSPSEPLPEPQAREKKPLLYESREAKPPVQEKKGPSHQVRFHPGDRGSLEHLAGIKVVGIGGAGCNAISRMMEVGLKGVEFIAINTDAQSLLLSNASHVIHIGEKITKGLGAGSNPDVGRKAIEQSLDAIRERLEGADMVFLAAGMGGGTGTGAAPMVAELAKKIGALTVGVVTKPFKFEGAYRMRIAEKGIDELKSKVDTLITIPNDKLLSVVQKDISLVNAFRKVDDILRYGVQGISDIIVGTGIVNVDFADVQTILLNAGSSQLGIGIADGPNRAVIAAERAISSPLLDTTIDGATRILFNVTGDPTLSLYEVKEAADIIVGAADPDATIVFGAVVDQDLQDEMKIIVLATGLGTVGSAAERKPEAQEAQAPFKPQVDMDELDIPAILRRRK; encoded by the coding sequence ATGTCAGATGATGCAGCTCACAAAACACCTTCCGGAGAGCAGGGTGAAGAGGTGATTTCCACGGGAGGAGAAGTGAGAGCCCAGGAAAAGCCATCCCCTTCTGAACCACTGCCCGAGCCCCAGGCAAGGGAAAAAAAGCCTCTATTGTATGAAAGCCGGGAGGCAAAACCGCCGGTGCAGGAAAAGAAGGGGCCCTCACACCAGGTGCGGTTTCATCCTGGTGACAGAGGGTCGCTGGAGCACCTCGCAGGGATCAAGGTTGTCGGTATTGGCGGGGCAGGATGCAATGCCATCTCCAGGATGATGGAAGTGGGCCTTAAAGGCGTGGAGTTTATTGCAATAAACACCGATGCCCAGTCGCTTCTGCTCAGCAATGCCAGCCATGTCATCCATATCGGTGAGAAAATCACCAAGGGGCTCGGTGCCGGCTCAAATCCCGACGTGGGCAGGAAGGCGATAGAACAGAGCCTGGATGCCATCAGGGAAAGGCTCGAGGGCGCCGATATGGTCTTTCTTGCGGCAGGAATGGGAGGGGGCACAGGGACCGGTGCCGCGCCTATGGTAGCTGAGCTTGCCAAAAAGATAGGAGCCCTCACCGTGGGCGTGGTCACCAAGCCTTTCAAGTTTGAGGGCGCCTACAGGATGAGAATTGCTGAAAAAGGCATAGATGAGCTGAAGAGCAAGGTTGACACCCTGATCACCATTCCCAATGACAAGCTTCTCTCAGTGGTACAGAAAGACATATCCCTTGTAAACGCCTTCAGGAAGGTTGATGATATCCTCCGTTACGGCGTGCAGGGCATATCGGATATTATCGTGGGCACGGGCATTGTGAACGTGGACTTTGCAGACGTTCAGACGATACTGCTGAATGCCGGTTCCTCCCAGCTCGGGATTGGCATTGCCGATGGCCCCAACAGGGCTGTGATAGCCGCTGAGAGGGCTATCTCAAGTCCCCTCCTCGATACCACCATTGACGGTGCCACGAGGATCCTTTTCAACGTCACCGGTGATCCCACTCTCTCGCTCTATGAGGTAAAAGAGGCAGCCGACATAATTGTGGGAGCAGCCGATCCCGACGCCACTATTGTGTTCGGAGCCGTAGTCGATCAGGATCTCCAGGACGAGATGAAGATTATCGTCCTGGCGACAGGCCTTGGGACTGTCGGGTCAGCTGCGGAAAGGAAGCCGGAAGCCCAGGAAGCCCAGGCTCCTTTCAAGCCTCAGGTTGATATGGATGAGCTTGATATCCCTGCCATTCTCAGGAGGAGAAAATAA
- a CDS encoding FAD-dependent oxidoreductase, which translates to MTRYDVAVVGAGPAGASCALFLAGRNLNVLLVERERLPRKKPCGGAVPRATVEAYPFIDSIKKAFIGLSRVGYSFRNTRHCERSTGAVEVYSVERREFDYHLACEAVKRGARLVEGEAVVCVRENEGTVLIETAGGRVYTARYAALASGAFSLPAHLCFPLSHRKESLGMASVADLFPLERKLLDSYQGKVHIDFAFLRNGYGGIIPKHDRLLLCLYTRSAASRALLYRKTREFMDNLSLQGTLKDFSVTPLQVYGGRRSLARGNILLLGDAASLADPLSGEGIKHALKSGEIAAAVLSDLLEGRGSSGDYSRRIHNELGRELLIAGTFVKVAYSFPAITYGGLVNVSSEAGAVLNGTISYGDLLDRLKGRILKRLWRGRPG; encoded by the coding sequence ATGACCAGATATGACGTGGCAGTGGTAGGCGCCGGCCCTGCCGGCGCGAGCTGCGCTCTCTTTCTCGCCGGGAGAAACCTGAATGTGCTTCTTGTTGAAAGGGAGCGCCTCCCGAGGAAGAAGCCATGCGGCGGCGCAGTTCCCCGCGCCACCGTCGAGGCTTATCCTTTCATTGATTCCATCAAGAAAGCATTCATAGGCCTCTCAAGGGTGGGCTATTCGTTCCGGAACACCCGGCACTGCGAAAGGAGCACCGGGGCTGTTGAAGTCTATTCCGTCGAGCGCAGGGAATTTGATTATCACCTGGCATGTGAGGCGGTGAAAAGGGGAGCCAGGCTTGTTGAGGGGGAAGCTGTTGTCTGTGTGAGGGAAAATGAGGGGACTGTGCTCATTGAGACCGCAGGGGGGAGAGTCTATACGGCCCGCTATGCAGCGCTGGCAAGCGGAGCTTTCTCCCTGCCGGCGCACCTTTGCTTTCCCCTCTCACACCGCAAAGAATCACTCGGCATGGCGTCAGTGGCCGATCTTTTTCCCCTGGAGAGAAAGCTTCTCGATTCTTACCAGGGAAAGGTTCATATAGATTTCGCCTTTCTCAGGAACGGCTATGGAGGAATAATTCCCAAGCATGACCGTCTTCTTCTCTGCCTTTACACCAGGAGTGCGGCATCGCGTGCCTTGCTTTACAGGAAGACCAGGGAGTTCATGGACAACCTCTCCCTTCAGGGAACCCTCAAGGATTTCAGCGTTACCCCTCTTCAGGTTTACGGGGGGCGCCGCAGCCTTGCCAGGGGAAATATTCTCCTTCTCGGCGACGCGGCTTCCCTGGCTGATCCCCTCTCCGGCGAGGGGATAAAGCATGCCCTGAAAAGCGGGGAGATTGCGGCGGCGGTGCTGAGCGATCTGCTGGAAGGGAGAGGATCGTCTGGTGACTATTCCAGGAGAATTCACAATGAGCTGGGCCGTGAGCTTCTCATTGCAGGAACTTTCGTGAAGGTCGCCTATTCGTTTCCTGCCATCACCTACGGGGGGCTTGTGAATGTATCTTCCGAAGCAGGCGCCGTGTTGAACGGCACCATTTCCTATGGTGATCTCCTGGACCGCCTGAAGGGAAGAATATTGAAAAGACTCTGGAGAGGGAGGCCAGGTTGA